From a single Nitrogeniibacter mangrovi genomic region:
- a CDS encoding FRG domain-containing protein gives MNEFTVESFEEYLTKVRDSLGVVEKNGKRVRRYFRGQSKRAFEGYDLKPSIGRYDHLSGLPPAERDRLENEVLETFGNHLLTYVNHLPRNDWEALAIAQHHGLPTRFMDWTTNPLVALYFACRESKKDKDGNPLDSAVYVLISEPPRYSELRRQQKNGGAKVAESETAIAVAGDEDGYDNYELDEEGEPPVVVDDELETATIARPRSQSETAKEGDPSPFEISANVIYDPPHVSPRIRAQDGVLLACHQPMLPLEEKDVLEIVISHAAHDDIRRRLDQYGVFDKQLFPDLDGIAKWLKYRVFEINGMT, from the coding sequence ATGAACGAGTTCACCGTCGAGAGCTTCGAGGAATACCTGACCAAGGTCCGCGACAGCCTGGGTGTCGTGGAGAAGAACGGCAAGCGGGTGCGCCGGTATTTCCGCGGCCAGAGCAAACGGGCCTTCGAAGGGTACGACCTTAAGCCTTCCATCGGCCGCTATGACCATCTGAGCGGCCTGCCGCCCGCCGAGCGCGACAGGCTGGAAAACGAGGTGCTGGAAACCTTCGGCAACCATCTCCTCACCTATGTAAACCACCTGCCGCGCAACGACTGGGAGGCGCTGGCCATTGCCCAGCACCACGGCCTGCCCACCCGTTTCATGGACTGGACCACCAACCCGCTGGTGGCGCTCTACTTCGCCTGCCGCGAGTCCAAAAAGGACAAGGATGGGAACCCGCTGGACAGCGCTGTTTACGTGCTGATCAGCGAACCGCCGCGTTACAGCGAGTTGCGCCGACAGCAGAAGAACGGTGGCGCCAAAGTGGCGGAATCTGAGACCGCCATCGCAGTAGCCGGCGATGAAGATGGCTACGACAACTACGAGTTGGATGAGGAGGGCGAGCCGCCCGTGGTCGTGGACGACGAGCTGGAGACAGCGACCATTGCCAGACCTCGCTCCCAGTCAGAAACAGCCAAGGAGGGTGATCCATCTCCCTTCGAAATCAGCGCCAACGTCATCTACGACCCGCCGCATGTCTCGCCGCGGATCCGCGCCCAGGATGGCGTGTTGCTCGCCTGCCATCAGCCGATGCTGCCTCTTGAGGAGAAAGACGTGCTGGAAATCGTGATCAGCCATGCGGCCCATGACGATATTCGCCGTCGGCTGGACCAGTACGGCGTCTTCGACAAACAGTTGTTCCCCGATCTCGACGGCATTGCCAAGTGGCTCAAGTATCGGGTGTTCGAGATCAACGGAATGACCTGA
- a CDS encoding type I restriction endonuclease subunit R, with amino-acid sequence MTQTTEKAFESYVAQMLLAKGWQQGVVSGWDKELALFPQAITDFIAETQPQLWEAMRGQHGTQLEPMLLATLVKELAIKGSLHVLRHGFKFYGKTFRLAYFKPAHGLNQEVLAQYQANRLTVTRQVPCHPGDHSTVDLVFAVNGLPVATCELKNPWTGQSWRNAVRQYKEDRNPRAPLFEFKQRALVHFAADPDEVHMTTRLAGGKTFFLPFNRGSHPGEVLCGAGNPQHASGYRSGYFWEEVLERESFLDILGHFVFVEKKEEKLDDGKGCMRLVTRETMIFPRYHQLDATRRLIAAARDEGPGQNYLIQHSAGSGKTNSISWLSHRLASLHDESEHKVFDCVIVITDRQVLDRQLQDAIYQIEHTQGVVRAIDQDSKQLAEALIDGTRIVVTTLQKFPFVLRGLLHAAGAENADEPDEATEKQAKAWEAQIGKRRYAVIVDEAHSSQTGETARELKAILGTGAANGAGDEADQEADWEDGLASVMASRGRQPNLSFFAYTATPKGKTLELFGRTGPSGKPEPFHLYSMRQAIEEGFILDVLQNYTTYKTYFKLVKAVEDDPNLPKKKAARALAKFLVMHPTNIGQKIEVIVEHFRSHVRTHLGGRAKAMVVTSSRLQAVKYMEAFQRYIVEKGYGDVRPLVAFSGTVRDPESGQEYTEPGMNIDVVSGKPISEKQLPERFASPDYQVLLVANKYQTGFDQPLLMAMYVDKRLDGVQAVQTLSRLNRMVPGKETPFVLDFVNEAEDIYRAFKPYYDATSLQEGSDPAQLEQLKHELDTFQVYHWSEVEAFAHIFYRTPGKQNPADHAHLQRHLQPAVDRFKAMEDEEQRGEFRDKLSGYVKVYSFLSQIIPYGDADLEMLYSYGRFLLPLLPLERDTSTVTLGDEVGLQYYRLQRVYSGAIELREGEAEYGVKSPTDIGSGRAREDKAPLSEIIEVLNERFGTNFSEEDRLFFEQIREKATNSPEVVRLRQANPFDKFQLGLRQMLEDLMIQRMSENDKIVSRYMDDKAFEDAAFAVLSKVIYETIPAEDVVDSVRDD; translated from the coding sequence ATGACCCAGACCACCGAAAAGGCCTTCGAATCCTACGTGGCGCAGATGCTGCTGGCCAAGGGCTGGCAGCAAGGCGTCGTCAGTGGCTGGGACAAGGAACTGGCGCTCTTCCCGCAGGCGATCACTGATTTCATCGCCGAAACCCAGCCGCAGTTGTGGGAGGCGATGCGCGGTCAGCATGGGACACAGCTTGAGCCGATGCTGCTGGCGACGCTGGTGAAGGAGCTTGCCATCAAGGGCTCGCTGCATGTGCTGCGCCACGGCTTCAAGTTCTACGGCAAGACCTTTCGGCTGGCCTACTTCAAGCCCGCCCATGGCCTCAACCAAGAGGTGTTGGCGCAATACCAAGCCAACCGCCTGACCGTGACCCGGCAGGTACCCTGCCACCCGGGCGACCATTCGACGGTGGATCTGGTGTTCGCCGTCAATGGCCTGCCGGTGGCAACCTGCGAGCTGAAGAATCCCTGGACCGGGCAGAGCTGGCGCAACGCGGTGCGGCAGTACAAGGAGGACCGCAACCCGCGTGCGCCGTTGTTCGAGTTCAAGCAGCGGGCGCTGGTGCACTTTGCCGCCGATCCGGACGAAGTTCACATGACCACCCGGCTCGCCGGCGGCAAGACCTTCTTCCTGCCCTTCAATCGCGGCAGCCACCCCGGCGAGGTGCTGTGCGGCGCGGGCAATCCGCAGCACGCCTCCGGCTACCGCAGCGGCTATTTCTGGGAAGAAGTGCTGGAGCGGGAAAGCTTTCTCGACATCCTCGGCCACTTCGTCTTCGTCGAGAAGAAGGAAGAGAAGCTTGACGACGGCAAGGGCTGCATGCGCCTGGTGACCCGGGAGACGATGATCTTCCCCCGCTATCACCAGCTCGATGCCACCCGCAGGCTGATCGCTGCCGCCCGCGACGAGGGGCCGGGGCAGAACTACCTCATCCAGCATTCGGCGGGCAGCGGCAAGACCAACTCCATCTCCTGGCTGTCGCATCGACTCGCCAGCCTGCACGACGAGAGCGAGCACAAGGTCTTCGACTGCGTGATCGTGATCACCGACCGGCAGGTGCTCGACCGCCAGTTGCAAGACGCCATCTACCAGATCGAGCACACCCAGGGGGTAGTCAGGGCGATCGACCAGGATTCGAAGCAACTGGCCGAAGCGCTGATAGACGGCACCAGGATCGTGGTCACCACGCTGCAGAAGTTTCCCTTCGTGCTGAGGGGGCTGCTCCACGCTGCAGGCGCTGAAAATGCTGACGAGCCGGACGAGGCGACCGAGAAGCAGGCAAAGGCCTGGGAAGCGCAGATCGGCAAGCGTCGCTACGCGGTGATCGTCGATGAAGCGCATTCATCCCAGACCGGCGAGACGGCGCGGGAGTTGAAGGCGATTCTCGGCACTGGCGCTGCCAACGGGGCAGGAGACGAAGCCGATCAGGAAGCCGACTGGGAGGACGGCCTTGCTTCTGTGATGGCCTCGCGTGGCCGTCAGCCGAACCTGAGTTTCTTCGCCTATACCGCCACGCCCAAGGGCAAGACGCTGGAACTGTTCGGCCGCACCGGCCCCAGCGGCAAACCGGAGCCGTTTCACCTCTACAGCATGCGCCAGGCCATTGAGGAAGGGTTCATCCTGGACGTGCTGCAGAACTACACGACCTACAAGACCTACTTCAAGCTGGTCAAGGCAGTGGAGGACGACCCCAATCTGCCGAAGAAGAAAGCAGCGCGGGCGCTCGCCAAGTTCCTGGTGATGCACCCGACCAACATCGGCCAGAAGATTGAGGTGATCGTCGAGCATTTCCGCAGCCATGTGCGCACTCACCTGGGCGGGCGTGCGAAGGCGATGGTGGTGACCAGTTCGCGCCTGCAGGCGGTGAAGTACATGGAGGCCTTCCAACGCTATATCGTGGAGAAGGGCTACGGCGACGTCCGCCCACTCGTGGCCTTCAGCGGTACGGTACGCGACCCGGAGTCCGGCCAGGAATACACGGAACCGGGCATGAACATCGATGTGGTCAGCGGCAAGCCGATCAGCGAAAAACAGTTGCCGGAGCGGTTCGCTTCACCGGACTACCAGGTGCTGCTGGTGGCCAACAAGTACCAGACCGGCTTCGACCAGCCGCTGTTGATGGCCATGTACGTGGACAAGCGGCTGGACGGCGTGCAGGCGGTGCAGACCTTGTCGCGCCTTAATCGCATGGTGCCAGGCAAGGAGACGCCTTTCGTGCTCGACTTTGTCAACGAGGCCGAGGACATCTACCGAGCCTTCAAACCCTACTACGACGCCACCAGCCTGCAGGAAGGTTCCGACCCCGCCCAGCTCGAACAGCTCAAGCACGAGCTCGACACCTTTCAGGTCTACCACTGGAGCGAAGTGGAGGCCTTTGCCCATATCTTTTACCGGACACCGGGAAAACAGAATCCGGCCGACCACGCCCATTTGCAGCGCCATCTGCAACCAGCAGTGGATCGCTTCAAGGCGATGGAGGACGAGGAACAGCGCGGCGAATTCCGCGACAAGCTGAGCGGCTATGTGAAGGTATACAGCTTTCTCAGCCAGATCATTCCCTATGGCGACGCGGACCTGGAAATGCTCTACAGCTATGGCCGCTTCTTGCTGCCGCTCCTGCCGTTGGAGCGCGATACCAGCACCGTCACGTTGGGCGACGAGGTCGGCCTGCAGTACTACCGTCTTCAGCGGGTCTATTCGGGCGCCATCGAGCTGCGCGAAGGTGAAGCTGAGTACGGGGTCAAGAGCCCAACGGATATCGGCAGCGGCAGGGCCAGGGAGGACAAAGCCCCGCTGTCGGAGATCATCGAAGTGCTGAATGAGCGCTTCGGAACCAATTTTTCCGAGGAAGACCGGCTGTTCTTCGAGCAGATCAGAGAGAAGGCGACCAATAGCCCAGAGGTGGTTCGCCTCCGGCAAGCCAACCCCTTCGACAAGTTCCAGTTGGGCCTGCGCCAGATGCTGGAAGACCTGATGATTCAGCGGATGAGCGAGAACGACAAGATCGTTTCGCGCTACATGGATGACAAGGCGTTCGAAGATGCCGCGTTTGCGGTGCTGTCCAAGGTCATATACGAGACGATCCCCGCTGAAGACGTGGTGGATTCAGTTCGCGATGACTAA
- a CDS encoding restriction endonuclease subunit S: MRFPAYPEYRDSGVQWLGRVPGHWEVKRLKFSATINDDALPETTDPDFEFSYVDIGSVSPGEGITSTEPMIFENAPSRARRKVAPGDSIVSTVRTYLRAIAPIPEIFDPLVVSTGFAVIRPRKVSSAFLAYALRESYFVESIVARSTGVSYPAVNASEIGDIAIPLPSEDEQTTIADFLDRETGRIDTLVAKKRRLIALLKEKRSALISRTVTRGLPEDAAREFGLEPHTRFKDSGIEWLGEVPEMWEVWKISHGFRSTGSGTTPPSDNDAWFDGDIPWITTSELRESIIFDTKKKISEDAVATFSALKLFPEGSLAIAMYGATIGRLGILGLRAATNQACCVLYGERALSVRFMFFWFQAFREQIILLASGGGQPNISQEKIRSIRVACPHPIEQTAIVSYLDRETAKIDRLVKKIEAAIARLQEYRTALITAAVTGKIDVREAVA; encoded by the coding sequence ATGAGATTCCCCGCCTATCCCGAGTACAGAGATAGCGGCGTCCAGTGGTTGGGGCGTGTGCCGGGGCATTGGGAGGTGAAGCGGCTGAAATTCTCGGCCACGATTAACGATGACGCCTTGCCGGAAACAACTGACCCGGATTTCGAGTTCTCCTATGTCGATATCGGCAGTGTGAGTCCGGGAGAAGGCATCACAAGCACCGAACCAATGATTTTCGAGAATGCTCCTTCAAGGGCACGACGCAAGGTCGCGCCTGGAGATTCCATTGTTTCCACCGTCAGGACCTACCTTCGAGCCATAGCCCCAATTCCAGAGATTTTCGACCCCCTTGTTGTGTCAACAGGGTTTGCGGTAATTCGCCCGAGGAAAGTGAGTTCAGCTTTTCTCGCATATGCGCTACGCGAGTCCTATTTCGTCGAAAGCATTGTCGCTCGTTCGACAGGCGTCAGTTACCCCGCGGTGAACGCATCGGAGATCGGCGACATAGCGATTCCGTTGCCTTCTGAAGATGAACAAACCACCATCGCCGATTTCCTCGACCGGGAGACGGGGCGGATCGATACGCTGGTGGCGAAGAAGCGGCGGCTGATAGCGCTGCTCAAGGAGAAGCGCTCCGCGCTCATCTCCCGCACCGTTACCCGTGGTCTGCCAGAAGACGCCGCCCGCGAATTCGGCCTCGAACCGCACACCCGGTTCAAGGATTCCGGAATTGAATGGCTGGGCGAGGTGCCTGAGATGTGGGAGGTGTGGAAAATCTCGCACGGTTTTCGAAGCACCGGCAGCGGCACCACTCCACCATCTGATAATGACGCTTGGTTCGACGGTGACATTCCCTGGATAACAACCTCTGAGCTCAGAGAGTCAATTATTTTTGATACCAAAAAAAAAATTTCCGAAGACGCGGTAGCGACATTTAGCGCACTCAAACTTTTCCCAGAAGGATCCCTTGCCATTGCAATGTACGGGGCGACTATTGGCCGCCTTGGCATACTAGGGCTGCGAGCTGCAACGAATCAGGCATGCTGTGTCCTGTATGGCGAGCGCGCCTTAAGTGTTCGCTTCATGTTTTTCTGGTTTCAGGCATTCCGCGAACAAATCATTTTGTTGGCGTCGGGTGGCGGGCAGCCAAATATCAGTCAGGAAAAGATCCGGTCAATTAGAGTTGCATGTCCCCATCCCATTGAACAAACCGCCATCGTCTCCTACCTCGACCGCGAAACCGCCAAGATCGACCGGCTGGTGAAAAAGATCGAGGCGGCCATTGCCCGTTTGCAGGAATACCGCACTGCCCTGATCACGGCCGCCGTGACCGGCAAGATCGACGTTCGGGAGGCGGTGGCATGA